Within the Drosophila melanogaster chromosome 3R genome, the region TGCAGAGCACAGCTATCAGCGACAGGCCAAAGGTAAAGGCAACCAACAAGAACAACCGAAAGCAAgcggccgcagcagcagcagctgcagcagcagcggcggcggcagcagcagcggccgcCCAACACGCCCAGCAAGTGTTGCCGAACCCAATGGTCTCCATCTATAATAACCTGGTACGTTTTGCTAACGCTTACCTTTTTTattcatacaaataaaacattgTATTTATACGCAGCATTTGCAGCACTTGCAGCATCCGCATCTCCAGTTTCAGCAGCAACTTCAACTGCATCACCAGCGAGTAGCTGGACTGGACAATGCagcggctgcagcagcagcagcggcttcATCCGCGAACATGGCCTACTCTATTTCTCCGGCATCTCCACTTCCCTCGCCCACTGGCAGCGGCAACTATGTCgatcagcagctgcaacagcagtCCATGGATGTTGCTCTACAGCGCAAGACGGCCATGGACGATTTCCGTGGCATGTTGGAGACGGCGGTAAATGGTCCAAGGGGCAGAAAAGACCTGGCTCTTAACACACCACAGCTGAACTTCTTCAAGGACGGCTGGCATATGGTGGGAGTGCACAATTTCTTTGGTGATCAGCCAAAGTCGCCCACTGAAACACCGCCTGAAATGGAGGAGACTACCATGTCCTCACCGACCGAAGCAGATCGTCTCGGATCGGAGCCTCGGGCCGAGATGAAGAACTTGGCCACGCTCTGCTcggccgcagcagcagctgctgctgtggcagcGGTTAACAAGGATCAGGTTGAGATTAGTTCGGATCTTGAGAGCGAATGCGAGGATGATGCAGAAGGTGGTGCTGGGGCAGATTGCGAGGAAAACACACTGCCGCCGGAGCCAATTGAATTGGCGGCCGCTCTAAGGGAGGATGGCATAATTGTGGAGGAAGAAGAGgatgacgaggaggaggatgatgatgatgaagagcAGGATACCAACAGCGGTGAGGTCGACAAGCTAAACTATGATGACGAAGACGCGGAGGTGGACAACGATGGTGAAGTAGACTACATCGACGAAGACGAAGGTGGTGGAGAaggcgaagaagaagaagatgaTGCAGATGATGACGAGTTCTTCTTGGACGAGCCTGATAGCGACCAAGGAACtggcaacaataataacaattccaAAAGCGGCGCCAGTTCGTTGCCATTGAAACAGCGCAAAATGGCCACTCGGTTGGAAAACCTAATCCTAAACTCGCAGACAGTGTGCGACTTCCCGCCTGAACTTAGCAACTCGGAACTGGTTCATGTCCTGCCCCAAATAAGCAATCTCAAGGCAGCGGCCAACAGCAACGCGGCTCTGAACAGCGTACTCCAGCAGCAGTTGGCAGCAGCCTCCGCGGCAGCGGCGCACGCCAAAGCGTCTGTAGTCcaccagaagcagcagcatgGAGAGGGAGATCAGCAATGCGGTAAGATCAGAAACGGATATTTATCATATCTATATTCTAATTTGGTTACGACGACGACCTGTGTTTGCAGAAGATGACGGCAGTGCCAGCGCAAGTGAGCTATATTCGGGTTTGGAGCACTTTGCCAATGATGGCGAAATGGAGGATATATTCCAGGCAAGTTAATTTAAACTAAAAGGAATATGaatgttaattgatttattgttCTAAGCATTAGTTGCATATAATAACCATATATTTGTACTTTTTGTTATAGGAATTGGCAAGTAGCCTAAACTATCCCGAGCTTGCCGAGTTTAGCCTCAATCAGATGTGCAAGGGTCGATTTGCTGGAAATTGGGCGCAATCTTCCGGCAAGTGGACTGGTCAGGAGCAGTTGGTGGGTGTGGTAAGGTCGCCGGGTCTCATTAACCCAGGCGATGTTCCGCAGGATGCCCAGCGACAGGCGAATCTTGTCCTCCTCGACTATCCCATGCAGCAAAACATCCAACTAGAGCAGCGGCTACTCGATGCTGAGGAAATGCACCTGCAGGTTAGTTTCATTATCCACAGCTAAGGGATTCggattttaaaaaatacaatttacttTTCTTTGTAGCAACACCAGCAAACACCGCTCTCCTTACTGCCCTTTACggatgagcagcagcagcagcttcatcACCAAGCTTTGTCCAATGCATCCGATTttcagcaacaccaacagctTGCCCTGGAAAACGATCCAGAACTAAAGCAGCAGCTTCAGCAGAACTCCAACGCGCGCATAATTAAAGCTGTTGCTGcccagcatcagcagcagcctCCAACCAACTTCGTTTACAACGTGGAAAGCGGCGACAAGAATGCTCCGCCAGTGCAATTGCTCTTCCAGTTGCCACCACACATGGCGCAACATCAggcgcagcaacagcagggcGTTGGAGAGCCTCTTACcgaacagcaacagcagcagttaCACGCTGAGCAGGCGCATCTCTTTCAGCATCGAACTGGCGGTCAGCGTCCGCCCACCCAGAGTGAGTTAGAGCAGGTGGCTCAAGAGCTATTGCTTCAGCGAAGCGGCCAGGTGCCGGCAGGAGCTCCTGTTGTTGGTGTTCAGGCAATTCCACTCAAGCAAAAACACTTTAACCTGCATCCGCCGCCGTGTCCACCCACCTGTGTCCAGCATCAGGTATGTTCATACATCTCAAGAGAATCAAGTGAAGTCTTATGCGCTATACACTATATTCTAGGTGGCCACGCAGACGCATCCTGCTTCTGTTGTAGTGCCGCAGCCTGCTGTAGGATATACACAATTCGCTCTTCAGGCCTctcagcaacagcaaatgcAACAAAACGAGCTCTCCATTTGGCCGATGGCCACGCCTACTCCCGCGCCCAGCAGCGGTGTAAGCTCGACCAAGTCGATGCCCGGCGGCATTGCCAAAAAGGCCATTGACAAGCAGTCGCGCAAGGAACGTCGTTGCGTGGTGCGCCAGACACCAGCAGGCATTCAAGGTGGGTCATCCCTACATAATTAGTATCTTATTCATTTGTAGTCTTTACATATAACCagattacattttatttcatcaaatttaaataattaaatttaatttcccttGCAGAGAACACCAAACTCCATCTACAGCCTCAGGTCGCAACAGCCCAGCAACAATTTCTAGTGCAGAACCAGTTAGCAGTTGCGACCACCGTGAGTTTGGACAAGACTATCGAAATAGATTCAGAGACGGAATCCAACCACGACACGGCGCTAACCTTGGCTTGTGCCGGCGGTCATGAAGAGCTGGTGGAACTGTTGATCAATAGGGGAGCAAACATCGAGCACCGTGATAAGAAGGGATTCACACCGCTTATACTAGCCGCTACCGCTGGCCACGACAAAGTCGTGGACATTCTGCTCAAGCACAGCGCTGAGTTGGAGGCTCAATCAGAGCGTACGAAGGATACACCGTTGTCCCTGGCATGTTCTGGCGGCCGATACGAGGTGGTGGAACTTCTGCTTAGCGTTGGTGCCAACAAGGAGCACCGCAATGTATCTGATTACACTCCACTGAGCTTGGCAGCCAGTGGGGGCTATGTGAACATCATTAAACTGTTGCTTAGCCATGGAGCAGAGATCAATTCGCGAACGGGCAGCAAACTGGGCATTTCACCGCTTATGCTAGCCGCTATGAATGGTCATACGCCGGCGGTTAAGTTGCTTTTAGATCAGGGATCGGACATAAATGCCCAGATCGAGACGAATCGCAATACGGCCTTGACTTTGGCTTGCTTCCAGGGCAGACACGAGGTCGTAAGTCTGCTGCTTGACCGACGGGCCAATGTGGAGCATCGAGCTAAGACGGGCCTGACCCCACTCATGGAAGCCGCGTCAGGCGGTTACATAGAGGTTGGTCGCGTTCTGCTGGACAAGGGTGCGGATGTGAATGCTGCTCCGGTGCCGACGTCCAGGGATACGGCTCTAACAATTGCCGCCGACAAGGGCCATCAAAAGTTCGTGGAGCTCCTGCTATCTCGTAATGCCAGCGTAGAGGTAAAAAATAAGAAGGGTAACTCCCCACTCTGGCTGGCTGCCCATGGTGGTCACCTGAGTGTGGTTGAGCTTTTGTACGACCATAATGCTGACATTGACTCACAGGATAATCGACGTGTTTCCTGTCTGATGGCTGCCTTCCGCAAGGGGCACACCAAGATTGTGAAGTGGATGGTGCAGTATGTGTCCCAGTTTCCCTCTGACCAGGAGATGATTCGCTTCATTGGTACCATAAGTGACAAGGAGCTGATAGACAAGTGTTTTGACTGCATGAAGATCCTGCGTAGCGCCAAAGAGGCCCAGGCCGTCAAGGCCAATAAGAATGCTTCGATCCTTTTGGAGGAGCTGGATTTGGAGCGGACTCGCGAAGAGAGCCGCAAAGCTGCCGCCGCCCGTCGTCGTGAgcgcaagaagaagaagaagatggAGAAGAAAGAGGAGAAGCGCCGTCAACAACAGGGCAATGGGCCTGGCGGAGACGATATGCAaggcgatgacgatgacgcCAGTGACAAGGATGATGATTCCGACAAGGACGATGAAGACGAGGAGGCAGCGCCGGCCGCCGCCCGCGAGGAGGGAGACTCTGGCATCGATCAGGGCTCGTGCTCCAGCGGAGACACCAAAGGTGCGCGCTTCGGTGGCAGTCAGTCCGCTCAGGCTGCGGAAGCGGCAGCCAATTCCGTGTCCACCAACAGTCAGGGAAAGAAGAACAAGAAGCAGGCGAAAAACAAGGTGTTGATATCGGTGGAACCAACTCAACCAGTAATCACATCGAACTCCGTCCTCAAGGGCGTCTGTGCGAAGAAGCATCCCGCAGTGGAAGTTGTAAAGCAACCTCCTGCCACACAACAGGCTGCTCCTCTTAAGCGGCAACTCGATGTAAAGAAGGAGGAACCTGCGCTCAAAAAGAAGGAAGAGAAAAACAGCtcgtccagcagcagcagcaagcgtGAGAAAGAGAATCTTGCGCCCAAGGAGGTTGCACTGCCAGCCAAGCAGCAGCCCAGTAGCTCCAGCAAACTGCAGAGCAGCGAGTCTGCGAGCAACATAAACAGCAGCACCGCTACCAACACCAGTAGCGCCAATACTACTCGGAAGGAAGTTGCAAAGCCAGCGTCACAAACTGCGAGTGCCACCACTTTGAATCCTGCAAAGCGCACCGAAGTCGATGGCTGGAAGGAAGTAGTCCGCAAAAGTAGCGCCCAGCAGACCACAGCGGTGGGAGCGAGTGGAGCCCCACTGCCTGTCACAGCCACCAGTTCGGCCACCAGTGTGCAACATCATCCGCACCACCACCTAGCCAACAGCTCCAGCAACAGCTCAAGCTCCCTGACCACCAGCACTACTACAGCAGCGTCTTCGGTTCCCGAGATGACGTGCAAGAAGGTGCAAGTGCCCGTAAATGCCATCTCCAGGGTTATTGGACGAGGTGGAAGCAACATTAACGCCATTCGGGCCACCACTGGTGCTCACATCGAGGTGGAGAAGCAGGGCAAGAACCAATCAGAGCGTTGCATCACGATCAAGGGCTTAACCGATGCTACAAAACAGGCACATATGCTCATTTTGGCACTAATCAAGGATCCCGATGTGGACATATTGCAAATGCTGCCCAGGATTAACAGCAGTATTAAGCAGGCGTCTAGTGGCGGAGCAAGCACCCCGATGTCCGTGGGAACTTGGGACAATCGCACCGCTGCCGGTGTGAATGCGTATACCTTTTCTTCTGCCGCGTCCACCACCTCCACATCCTCCAGCTCGTCAGCTAGCTCTACTACACCAGCGGGAGCTTCGTACAGCAATGCGCACaagcagcaccaacagcagccgcagtcAGTGAAGGGCCCAAGTGGACGGTCATCAACGTCGGTCAAGTCTAATGGCAGTAGCACCAAGGTATCGGCTTCGAGTGGATCGGGTTCCCGGAGCGGCAGGGCTGGCAGTAGCTATCTTGCCCAACAGCAGCCTGGTCGCAGCTCTGGAGGTGGCTCTTCAAATGGCGTGATCAAGAGCAAGTCAGAAAGCTCTTCCAAATCCCTGCCAGCTGCACAAAAGAGCAGTACCACTTTGGGTAAATCATCGACTGTGTCACCGGGTGCACAGAATTTCGCAAAGGCAGCGGCTATTGGACAGTCCTCGCCCAAAAAGGCTGAGGGTGGTGCTACATCTGCGGTGGTCACCTCTGCCGGTGGACGCAGCAGTGGCGTGGTGGCTCCATTTGGACGTGGCAAGCCTGTAGCTGGCCAAGGAGGACCTGCAGCAACGGCGGCTTCCAACGTTGCCCAGCTGGGAAGTGTGagtggcaacagcaacatattGGCTGGACCAATTGGCACCTTTAATGTAGCGGATGTGGCTGCTGTGAATGCAGCcgcggcagcaggagcagcagcagctaccAACAGCAATGTGAAACCCATTGCTCCCATTGCACCGCCCAGTAAGCGAGTTGGATCTCCCACCCAAgtccagcaacagcatcaaacacagcagcagcaacaacagcaactaccCCAGCCCGCACCAGTTCCTGGCccacagccacaacaacagccgcttcagcagcagcaacaacaacaagctcctcagcagcagccacaacagccaaaccagcaacagcaaccacagACGTCCCAGCAAAATCTCGTGATCAATACAAACCTACTGAACGATCTGATGGCCGCCAGTGCAGCAAACACCACCAGCGATAGCTTCAGTGCCCAGCTAGCAGCCAAGTTGTCTAGCGCATATTCCCTGTTCAGTGACTACCAGCAGTCGCAGTGGGGCAAGTTGGGTGATCCAGGCATCGGCGGTGGAGCAGGAGCTGTTGGCGATGGTCTGCCGCAAGCGGATGCTTCCAAGGCACCAGGATACAATCGCAACATCCTTAGCTCGCCCGTTGGCAGTTCCAAGGCCTCGTCGAATCACTCCACCTCGCCTCCTGTGGGTAATGTGatccaacagcagcagcagcagcaaccgcaaTCTAGCCAACAAGCTCTCAACATTATCACCAGTGGACCAGGAGGGCCTGCTACAGCACCAGCCAGATCACCGATGGTGTCCGCCAACGAGGGCAATCCCGCTGTGGGTCAACCCTCCATGAATGGAACCCAAGGATTGGGTGAGACGGCTCCTGCTCATTCACCAGGCGTTATCAAACCGCCCACGGCCACAGTTCCCATCCAGCGTCATGTGCCCATGCCGATCTCTGCGCCGGAGGCCGGAGCACCGCCCACATTTGGAGCGATTGGTTCCAACCCAGCTAGCGGTAACAATTCTGCGGCTGCCCAAGCcgcagctgccgccgccgcctcgGCGATGATCGATCGTCAGC harbors:
- the mask gene encoding multiple ankyrin repeats single KH domain, isoform B, with the translated sequence MNNDAKNHESDDLNVRSTAYFNQQTTTNQPKAPATSKNNTGSGSGSNNNNNNTNQNPNRQLNHNLPRIAAARQSIAAALLKNSGRKILTAKNEPLTTTESSGVLTNTPLPSNSRLKVNNNNNTNNTAKMSGTSSSQSSATPTPPTASSSTTTTTTTNISTGGGGSGSSGGGGGSTTVIANPASVTNTGAGSAAKFRAAVASAPSPALPATNAPANATAAAAIAAIATAPAPSSSSSSSSSSKKTRAAVAALKRQVALQQQQPVTGNAPNMTSKDSAHLKFATTTLLMGAAAAAADSNAGAALGGSGAGGSGSSSSVGAVGGARMALNPAVDMANAAVLLKQKLKDAAAAASASASNRSATSSMSSTASSLSSSAGIVNAISSALQNIITPDTDTDTEFYPQPVTTDLSESEEESVSEDDIPESDPDSCPHEGEVREDEDETEEESEDSDESEGEEEEEDEEEIDVLQDNDADDEEIDDEDEEEDAPEVSSFLLDANNKRSSNISALLEAAANEKAPVLRHATHAIDETKQALTKMRCASSPRDKNSGFSRSLVAACTDNDVNTVKRLLCKGNVNLNDAAASTDDGESLLSMACSAGYYELAQVLLAMSAAQVEDKGQKDSTPLMEAASAGHLDIVKLLLNHNADVNAHCATGNTPLMFACAGGQVDVVKVLLKHGANVEEQNENGHTPLMEAASAGHVEVAKVLLEHGAGINTHSNEFKESALTLACYKGHLDMVRFLLQAGADQEHKTDEMHTALMEASMDGHVEVARLLLDSGAQVNMPTDSFESPLTLAACGGHVELATLLIERGANIEEVNDEGYTPLMEAAREGHEEMVALLLSKGANINATTEETQETALTLACCGGFMEVAAFLIKEGANLELGASTPLMEASQEGHTDLVSFLLKKKANVHAETQTGDTALTHACENGHTDAAGVLLSYGAELEHESEGGRTPLMKACRAGHLCTVKFLIQKGANVNKQTTSNDHTALSLACAGGHQSVVELLLKNNADPFHKLKDNSTMLIEASKGGHTRVVELLFRYPNISPTENAASANVTQAAPTSNQPGPNQMRQKIMKQQLQHQLQQLNAPPGLHELSEAARASNQQHFHQQQFSSAGNGSSNIVAMGTGDFLDAGELQLTATAGMSAGAGTSTTGSETGMEEYGEVGGIDLTTLGAQQQEGLIAKSRLFHLQQQQQQQQQQQQQQQQQQQQQQQQQQQQQQPPAAGQHQLVPCKHFDLDMEHINSLQPPQKAPPAPPVLFHTVCQQPVMQQQQQQLQPGQLKLKAMLPNRNRALKTAEVVEFIDCPVDQQQPGEQVRTQPLGEDGKTPQFACAGEDPRLQRRRGFMPELKKGELPPESSSSDPNELALKGADNNQPVPTALDNSACAQIPARNSGGAITHSSEVLQSTAISDRPKVKATNKNNRKQAAAAAAAAAAAAAAAAAAAQHAQQVLPNPMVSIYNNLHLQHLQHPHLQFQQQLQLHHQRVAGLDNAAAAAAAAASSANMAYSISPASPLPSPTGSGNYVDQQLQQQSMDVALQRKTAMDDFRGMLETAVNGPRGRKDLALNTPQLNFFKDGWHMVGVHNFFGDQPKSPTETPPEMEETTMSSPTEADRLGSEPRAEMKNLATLCSAAAAAAAVAAVNKDQVEISSDLESECEDDAEGGAGADCEENTLPPEPIELAAALREDGIIVEEEEDDEEEDDDDEEQDTNSGEVDKLNYDDEDAEVDNDGEVDYIDEDEGGGEGEEEEDDADDDEFFLDEPDSDQGTGNNNNNSKSGASSLPLKQRKMATRLENLILNSQTVCDFPPELSNSELVHVLPQISNLKAAANSNAALNSVLQQQLAAASAAAAHAKASVVHQKQQHGEGDQQCEDDGSASASELYSGLEHFANDGEMEDIFQELASSLNYPELAEFSLNQMCKGRFAGNWAQSSGKWTGQEQLVGVVRSPGLINPGDVPQDAQRQANLVLLDYPMQQNIQLEQRLLDAEEMHLQQHQQTPLSLLPFTDEQQQQLHHQALSNASDFQQHQQLALENDPELKQQLQQNSNARIIKAVAAQHQQQPPTNFVYNVESGDKNAPPVQLLFQLPPHMAQHQAQQQQGVGEPLTEQQQQQLHAEQAHLFQHRTGGQRPPTQSELEQVAQELLLQRSGQVPAGAPVVGVQAIPLKQKHFNLHPPPCPPTCVQHQVATQTHPASVVVPQPAVGYTQFALQASQQQQMQQNELSIWPMATPTPAPSSGVSSTKSMPGGIAKKAIDKQSRKERRCVVRQTPAGIQENTKLHLQPQVATAQQQFLVQNQLAVATTVSLDKTIEIDSETESNHDTALTLACAGGHEELVELLINRGANIEHRDKKGFTPLILAATAGHDKVVDILLKHSAELEAQSERTKDTPLSLACSGGRYEVVELLLSVGANKEHRNVSDYTPLSLAASGGYVNIIKLLLSHGAEINSRTGSKLGISPLMLAAMNGHTPAVKLLLDQGSDINAQIETNRNTALTLACFQGRHEVVSLLLDRRANVEHRAKTGLTPLMEAASGGYIEVGRVLLDKGADVNAAPVPTSRDTALTIAADKGHQKFVELLLSRNASVEVKNKKGNSPLWLAAHGGHLSVVELLYDHNADIDSQDNRRVSCLMAAFRKGHTKIVKWMVQYVSQFPSDQEMIRFIGTISDKELIDKCFDCMKILRSAKEAQAVKANKNASILLEELDLERTREESRKAAAARRRERKKKKKMEKKEEKRRQQQGNGPGGDDMQGDDDDASDKDDDSDKDDEDEEAAPAAAREEGDSGIDQGSCSSGDTKGARFGGSQSAQAAEAAANSVSTNSQGKKNKKQAKNKVLISVEPTQPVITSNSVLKGVCAKKHPAVEVVKQPPATQQAAPLKRQLDVKKEEPALKKKEEKNSSSSSSSKREKENLAPKEVALPAKQQPSSSSKLQSSESASNINSSTATNTSSANTTRKEVAKPASQTASATTLNPAKRTEVDGWKEVVRKSSAQQTTAVGASGAPLPVTATSSATSVQHHPHHHLANSSSNSSSSLTTSTTTAASSVPEMTCKKVQVPVNAISRVIGRGGSNINAIRATTGAHIEVEKQGKNQSERCITIKGLTDATKQAHMLILALIKDPDVDILQMLPRINSSIKQASSGGASTPMSVGTWDNRTAAGVNAYTFSSAASTTSTSSSSSASSTTPAGASYSNAHKQHQQQPQSVKGPSGRSSTSVKSNGSSTKVSASSGSGSRSGRAGSSYLAQQQPGRSSGGGSSNGVIKSKSESSSKSLPAAQKSSTTLGKSSTVSPGAQNFAKAAAIGQSSPKKAEGGATSAVVTSAGGRSSGVVAPFGRGKPVAGQGGPAATAASNVAQLGSVSGNSNILAGPIGTFNVADVAAVNAAAAAGAAAATNSNVKPIAPIAPPSKRVGSPTQVQQQHQTQQQQQQQLPQPAPVPGPQPQQQPLQQQQQQQAPQQQPQQPNQQQQPQTSQQNLVINTNLLNDLMAASAANTTSDSFSAQLAAKLSSAYSLFSDYQQSQWGKLGDPGIGGGAGAVGDGLPQADASKAPGYNRNILSSPVGSSKASSNHSTSPPVGNVIQQQQQQQPQSSQQALNIITSGPGGPATAPARSPMVSANEGNPAVGQPSMNGTQGLGETAPAHSPGVIKPPTATVPIQRHVPMPISAPEAGAPPTFGAIGSNPASGNNSAAAQAAAAAAASAMIDRQQQNLQNLQTLQNLQRMVGASQQQQPQQQLNYPMDPTSSFIVDANNVLRLNPRVIFPQGNTKPPQPPPQGGTQSNVFGGNPGRQPPGTGARQPGGAAAQRWYGGTLEYPSYTGRDMLHLENGAGGMAGMGSPSAMSPNHDDIRKMPRPIGTERAASWKYNNFNVGGPSLNMEDALASVLPPWAHELKAQPPGLQQPPPPPQSQQQQQQPLNWLKQQPQQQQYRAYNNGPYPQQQQQHEPMNMPMDYHNMQAPPNMSQQQQQHVNLMPSYGYQHFVGAPGAVDISAHMPDKMEVWDHHDKHMPWTNYTTNWSN
- the mask gene encoding multiple ankyrin repeats single KH domain, isoform E, encoding MNNDAKNHESDDLNVRSTAYFNQQTTTNQPKAPATSKNNTGSGSGSNNNNNNTNQNPNRQLNHNLPRIAAARQSIAAALLKNSGRKILTAKNEPLTTTESSGVLTNTPLPSNSRLKVNNNNNTNNTAKMSGTSSSQSSATPTPPTASSSTTTTTTTNISTGGGGSGSSGGGGGSTTVIANPASVTNTGAGSAAKFRAAVASAPSPALPATNAPANATAAAAIAAIATAPAPSSSSSSSSSSKKTRAAVAALKRQVALQQQQPVTGNAPNMTSKDSAHLKFATTTLLMGAAAAAADSNAGAALGGSGAGGSGSSSSVGAVGGARMALNPAVDMANAAVLLKQKLKDAAAAASASASNRSATSSMSSTASSLSSSAGIVNAISSALQNIITPDTDTDTEFYPQPVTTDLSESEEESVSEDDIPESDPDSCPHEGEVREDEDETEEESEDSDESEGEEEEEDEEEIDVLQDNDADDEEIDDEDEEEDAPEVSSFLLDANNKRSSNISALLEAAANEKAPVLRHATHAIDETKQALTKMRCASSPRDKNSGFSRSLVAACTDNDVNTVKRLLCKGNVNLNDAAASTDDGESLLSMACSAGYYELAQVLLAMSAAQVEDKGQKDSTPLMEAASAGHLDIVKLLLNHNADVNAHCATGNTPLMFACAGGQVDVVKVLLKHGANVEEQNENGHTPLMEAASAGHVEVAKVLLEHGAGINTHSNEFKESALTLACYKGHLDMVRFLLQAGADQEHKTDEMHTALMEASMDGHVEVARLLLDSGAQVNMPTDSFESPLTLAACGGHVELATLLIERGANIEEVNDEGYTPLMEAAREGHEEMVALLLSKGANINATTEETQETALTLACCGGFMEVAAFLIKEGANLELGASTPLMEASQEGHTDLVSFLLKKKANVHAETQTGDTALTHACENGHTDAAGVLLSYGAELEHESEGGRTPLMKACRAGHLCTVKFLIQKGANVNKQTTSNDHTALSLACAGGHQSVVELLLKNNADPFHKLKDNSTMLIEASKGGHTRVVELLFRYPNISPTENAASANVTQAAPTSNQPGPNQMRQKIMKQQLQHQLQQLNAPPGLHELSEAARASNQQHFHQQQFSSAGNGSSNIVAMGTGDFLDAGELQLTATAGMSAGAGTSTTGSETGMEEYGEVGGIDLTTLGAQQQEGLIAKSRLFHLQQQQQQQQQQQQQQQQQQQQQQQQQQQQQQPPAAGQHQLVPCKHFDLDMEHINSLQPPQKAPPAPPVLFHTVCQQPVMQQQQQQLQPGQLKLKAMLPNRNRALKTAEVVEFIDCPVDQQQPGEQVRTQPLGEDGKTPQFACAGEDPRLQRRRGFMPELKKGELPPESSSSDPNELALKGADNNQPVPTALDNSACAQIPARNSGGAITHSSEVLQSTAISDRPKVKATNKNNRKQAAAAAAAAAAAAAAAAAAAQHAQQVLPNPMVSIYNNLHLQHLQHPHLQFQQQLQLHHQRVAGLDNAAAAAAAAASSANMAYSISPASPLPSPTGSGNYVDQQLQQQSMDVALQRKTAMDDFRGMLETAVNGPRGRKDLALNTPQLNFFKDGWHMVGVHNFFGDQPKSPTETPPEMEETTMSSPTEADRLGSEPRAEMKNLATLCSAAAAAAAVAAVNKDQVEISSDLESECEDDAEGGAGADCEENTLPPEPIELAAALREDGIIVEEEEDDEEEDDDDEEQDTNSGEVDKLNYDDEDAEVDNDGEVDYIDEDEGGGEGEEEEDDADDDEFFLDEPDSDQGTGNNNNNSKSGASSLPLKQRKMATRLENLILNSQTVCDFPPELSNSELVHVLPQISNLKAAANSNAALNSVLQQQLAAASAAAAHAKASVVHQKQQHGEGDQQCDDGSASASELYSGLEHFANDGEMEDIFQELASSLNYPELAEFSLNQMCKGRFAGNWAQSSGKWTGQEQLVGVVRSPGLINPGDVPQDAQRQANLVLLDYPMQQNIQLEQRLLDAEEMHLQQHQQTPLSLLPFTDEQQQQLHHQALSNASDFQQHQQLALENDPELKQQLQQNSNARIIKAVAAQHQQQPPTNFVYNVESGDKNAPPVQLLFQLPPHMAQHQAQQQQGVGEPLTEQQQQQLHAEQAHLFQHRTGGQRPPTQSELEQVAQELLLQRSGQVPAGAPVVGVQAIPLKQKHFNLHPPPCPPTCVQHQVATQTHPASVVVPQPAVGYTQFALQASQQQQMQQNELSIWPMATPTPAPSSGVSSTKSMPGGIAKKAIDKQSRKERRCVVRQTPAGIQENTKLHLQPQVATAQQQFLVQNQLAVATTVSLDKTIEIDSETESNHDTALTLACAGGHEELVELLINRGANIEHRDKKGFTPLILAATAGHDKVVDILLKHSAELEAQSERTKDTPLSLACSGGRYEVVELLLSVGANKEHRNVSDYTPLSLAASGGYVNIIKLLLSHGAEINSRTGSKLGISPLMLAAMNGHTPAVKLLLDQGSDINAQIETNRNTALTLACFQGRHEVVSLLLDRRANVEHRAKTGLTPLMEAASGGYIEVGRVLLDKGADVNAAPVPTSRDTALTIAADKGHQKFVELLLSRNASVEVKNKKGNSPLWLAAHGGHLSVVELLYDHNADIDSQDNRRVSCLMAAFRKGHTKIVKWMVQYVSQFPSDQEMIRFIGTISDKELIDKCFDCMKILRSAKEAQAVKANKNASILLEELDLERTREESRKAAAARRRERKKKKKMEKKEEKRRQQQGNGPGGDDMQGDDDDASDKDDDSDKDDEDEEAAPAAAREEGDSGIDQGSCSSGDTKGARFGGSQSAQAAEAAANSVSTNSQGKKNKKQAKNKVLISVEPTQPVITSNSVLKGVCAKKHPAVEVVKQPPATQQAAPLKRQLDVKKEEPALKKKEEKNSSSSSSSKREKENLAPKEVALPAKQQPSSSSKLQSSESASNINSSTATNTSSANTTRKEVAKPASQTASATTLNPAKRTEVDGWKEVVRKSSAQQTTAVGASGAPLPVTATSSATSVQHHPHHHLANSSSNSSSSLTTSTTTAASSVPEMTCKKVQVPVNAISRVIGRGGSNINAIRATTGAHIEVEKQGKNQSERCITIKGLTDATKQAHMLILALIKDPDVDILQMLPRINSSIKQASSGGASTPMSVGTWDNRTAAGVNAYTFSSAASTTSTSSSSSASSTTPAGASYSNAHKQHQQQPQSVKGPSGRSSTSVKSNGSSTKVSASSGSGSRSGRAGSSYLAQQQPGRSSGGGSSNGVIKSKSESSSKSLPAAQKSSTTLGKSSTVSPGAQNFAKAAAIGQSSPKKAEGGATSAVVTSAGGRSSGVVAPFGRGKPVAGQGGPAATAASNVAQLGSVSGNSNILAGPIGTFNVADVAAVNAAAAAGAAAATNSNVKPIAPIAPPSKRVGSPTQVQQQHQTQQQQQQQLPQPAPVPGPQPQQQPLQQQQQQQAPQQQPQQPNQQQQPQTSQQNLVINTNLLNDLMAASAANTTSDSFSAQLAAKLSSAYSLFSDYQQSQWGKLGDPGIGGGAGAVGDGLPQADASKAPGYNRNILSSPVGSSKASSNHSTSPPVGNVIQQQQQQQPQSSQQALNIITSGPGGPATAPARSPMVSANEGNPAVGQPSMNGTQGLGETAPAHSPGVIKPPTATVPIQRHVPMPISAPEAGAPPTFGAIGSNPASGNNSAAAQAAAAAAASAMIDRQQQNLQNLQTLQNLQRMVGASQQQQPQQQLNYPMDPTSSFIVDANNVLRLNPRVIFPQGNTKPPQPPPQGGTQSNVFGGNPGRQPPGTGARQPGGAAAQRWYGGTLEYPSYTGRDMLHLENGAGGMAGMGSPSAMSPNHDDIRKMPRPIGTERAASWKYNNFNVGGPSLNMEDALASVLPPWAHELKAQPPGLQQPPPPPQSQQQQQQPLNWLKQQPQQQQYRAYNNGPYPQQQQQHEPMNMPMDYHNMQAPPNMSQQQQQHVNLMPSYGYQHFVGAPGAVDISAHMPDKMEVWDHHDKHMPWTNYTTNWSN